A window from Oncorhynchus mykiss isolate Arlee chromosome 9, USDA_OmykA_1.1, whole genome shotgun sequence encodes these proteins:
- the pgd gene encoding 6-phosphogluconate dehydrogenase, decarboxylating, translating to MAEADIALIGLAVMGQNIILNMNDHGFVVCAYNRTVSKVHDFLANEAKGTKIIGAESLEDMVAKLKKPRRIVMLVKAGQAVDDFIDKLVPLLEAGDIIIDGGNSEYRDTTRRCKSLKEKNLLFVGSGVSGGEEGARYGPSLMPGGHKEAWPHIKEIFQSIAAKVGTGEPCCDWVGDEGAGHFVKMVHNGIEYGDMQLICEAYHLMKDVLGMDHDVMAQAFEDWNKTELDSFLIEITAGILKFRDTDGTHLLPKIRDAAGQKGTGKWTAISALEYGTPVTLIGEAVFARCLSALKDERVEASRSLAGPQGAKFNGDKASFLEDIRKALYASKIISYAQGFMLLRQAAKEFGWSLNYGAIALMWRGGCIIRSVFLGKIKEAFDRDAELQNLLLDTFFSNAVQDCQDSWRRAVSIGVQQGIPMPCFTTALSFYDGYRHDMLPANLLQAQRDYFGAHTYELLSNPGKYIHTNWTGHGGNVSSSSYNA from the exons ATGGCAGA AGCAGATATTGCGTTGATTGGTTTGGCTGTCATGGGCCAAAACATCATCCTGAATATGAATGATCATGGCTTTGTG GTCTGTGCATACAACCGCACTGTCTCCAAAGTGCACGATTTTCTGGCCAATGAGGCTAAAGGCACCAAGATAATAGGAGCTGAGTCCTTGGAGGACATGGTGGCCAAGCTGAAGAAGCCAAGGAGGATTGTGATGCTGGTCAAAGCCGGCCAGGCGGTGGACGACTTCATCGACAAGCTG GTCCCTCTTCTTGAGGCTGGCGACATTATCATTGATGGCGGCAATTCAGAATACAGAGACACAACA cggCGCTGTAAGAGTCTGAAGGAGAAGAACCTGTTGTTTGTCGGTAGTGGAgtcagtggaggagaagagggggctCGCTATGGACCCTCACTGATGCCAGGGGGACACAAAGAGGCCTG GCCACATATTAAAGAGATTTTCCAAAGCATCGCTGCCAAGGTGGGGACAGGAGAGCCGTGCTGTGACTGG GTTGGTGATGAGGGTGCAGGCCACTTTGTGAAGATGGTCCATAATGGTATTGAGTATGGGGACATGCAACTGATCTGCGAGGCGTACCACCTCATGAAGGATGTCCTGGGTATGGACCACGACGTGATGGCACAG GCTTTTGAAGACTGGAACAAAACGGAGTTGGACTCCTTCCTTATCGAGATCACAGCTGGCATCCTCAAGTTCAGAGACACAGACGGCACTCACCTGCTGCCTAAGATCCGGGACGCCGCCGGGCAGAAAGGCACAGGGAAGTGGACGGCTATTTCGGCTCTCGAGTACGGCACACCAGTCACCCTGATCG GCGAGGCTGTCTTTGCCAGATGTCTGTCGGCCCTGAAGGACGAGAGAGTGGAGGCCAGCAGGAGCCTGGCCGGGCCCCAGGGAGCCAAGTTCAACGGGGACAAGGCTTCGTTCCTTGAGGACATCAGAAAG GCCCTCTATGCCTCCAAGATCATCTCGTATGCCCAGGGCTTCATGCTGCTCAGACAGGCGGCCAAAGAGTTTGGCTGGTCCCTAAACTATGGCGCCATTGCCCTGATGTGGAGGGGAGGCTGCATCATCCGAAG TGTTTTCCTGGGGAAGATCAAAGAGGCCTTTGACAGGGATGCTGAGCTGCAGAATCTGCTGTTGGATACCTTCTTCAGTAATGCCGTACAGGACTGCCAG GACTCGTGGCGCCGGGCGGTCAGCATTGGAGTGCAGCAGGGGATCCCTATGCCTTGTTTCACCACCGCCTTGTCCTTCTACGACGGCTACAGACACGACATGCTCCCGGCTAACCTCCTCCAG GCCCAGAGGGACTACTTTGGAGCACACACGTATGAACTTCTGTCAAACCCTGGCAAGTACATCCACACCAACTGGACAGGCCACGGTGGCAACGTTTCCTCTTCCTCTTACAACGCTTAA